A stretch of Camelina sativa cultivar DH55 chromosome 18, Cs, whole genome shotgun sequence DNA encodes these proteins:
- the LOC104761587 gene encoding protein GAMETE EXPRESSED 1 produces MDRLSRSFLLFLLILLLDYPLSCHSWGWFSSSSSEKTDSSSYSRSSHQRSNPDFSIEVFSDQKAVRVLEDAKNKLAGPNSCWQNAYRYLFSGCRETIATEEKRKRFAWHLSDCFFKDSGRPAFPTCSDDSTMMSCLKKLDDHEHKIYLEFMLETNTICQQLQSYAFKNEIERLVNELKTSAQNTEDKLDILESKSDSLMQSSSLIHDSLGSIDARVQNVAQVTNTIETRMSELSQQTAEIYQEQKSIAESQMELMNGQVKMKETLKDGMEMFSNAYTNIQEGVDKLKSDTKQMEGEISVLGENLSTRMNDLQSKTDDIGVKAGSSLDKQQKLLDGQSVALDGIQFLTRFQSEALQESRNTLQRLKEFSQEPQEDLAKRQEKLQEVHDHLYENSKSMLEAQVAFEAKQANMFVALDKLFALHNAMLLESRVIKAFFIYFLSIFVIYMFTSTKQTYIIRPRLYIGLCVTLALEVASLRYVNDAERQAWIINLLRSLFAVLASAQLLHSVFTYRDYDVLNHQILLGLVDKVNNMVSKREISWDEEDTESEVDWTSWIDTDLTDDYENLGDADFKTPQVIKNKPDITSMTMTRRVYNLRPR; encoded by the exons ATGGATCGTTTGAGTAGaagttttcttctgtttctattGATTTTACTTTTAGATTATCCCTTATCATGCCACAGTTGGGGatggttctcttcttcttcatcggaaAAGACagactcttcttcttactctAGGTCGTCTCATCAGAGATCCAACCCCGATTTCTCCATTGAAGTTTTCAGTGACCAGAAGGCGGTTCGTGTCCTTGAAGACGCTAAAAACAAGCTTGCTGGTCCAAACAGTTGCTGGCAAAATGCTTATAGATACCTCTTCTCTGGCTGCAGAGAAACAAttgccacagaagaaaagagaaagaggtttGCTTGGCATTTAAGCGATTGCTTTTTTAAAGACTCTGGGAGACCTGCTTTTCCAACTTGTAGTGATGATTCAACGATGATGAGTTGCCTTAAGAAGCTTGATGATCATGAGCATAAGATCTATCTCGAGTTCATGCTTGAGACCAACACCATCTGCCAACAATTACA GAGTTACGCGTTCAAGAACGAGATAGAGAGACTTGTGAATGAGCTGAAGACTTCAGCTCAGAATACAGAAGATAAATTGGATATCTTGGAGAGTAAATCTGATTCTTTAATGCAGAGCTCGAGCTTGATTCATGATTCTCTAGGGTCAATAGATGCTCGGGTTCAAAACGTGGCTCAGGTTACAAACACCATAGAAACTCGTATGAGTGAACTGTCTCAACAAACTGCAGAAATATATCAAGAACAAAAGAGTATTGCAGAATCACAGATGGAGCTAATGAACGGTCAAgtgaagatgaaagaaacctTGAAAGATGGAATGGAAATGTTCAGTAATGCGTATACTAACATCCAGGAAGGAGTTGATAAGTTGAAAAGTGATACAAAGCAGATGGAAGGGGAAATAAGTGTACTTGGAGAAAACCTATCAACTAGAATGAATGATTTGCAGAGTAAAACTGATGACATTGGAGTTAAGGCTGGTAGCTCGTTGGATAAACAACAGAAGCTTTTAGATGGCCAATCCGTGGCACTTGACGGTATTCAATTTCTTACTCGGTTTCAGTCTGAGGCACTGCAAGAGAGTAG GAATACATTGCAACGGTTGAAGGAATTTAGTCAGGAGCCACAGGAAGATCTTGCAAAGCGGCAAGAAAAGCTTCAGGAGGTTCATGATCATCTgtatgaaaattcaaaatcaatgtTGGAAGCTCAG gtagCGTTTGAGGCAAAACAGGCAAACATGTTTGTGGCTTTGGATAAGTTGTTTGCTTTGCACAATGCGATGCTTCTCGAGTCCCGAGTGATTAAAGCCTTCTTCATCTACTTCTTGTCAATCTTTGTCATCTACATGTTTACAAGTACAAAGCAAACTTATATCATAAGGCCAAGGCTTTACATTG GTTTGTGCGTTACCTTAGCATTAGAAGTGGCAAGTTTACGCTATGTAAATGATGCAGAACGTCAAGCATGGATTATAAACCTTTTGAGGTCTTTATTCGCTGTTCTTGCATCAGCTCAGCTTCTTCATTCTGTTTTCACATACAG GGACTATGACGTACTAAACCACCAGATCTTGTTAGGATTAGTTGACAAAGTTAATAACATGGTAAGCAAGAGAGAGATCTCGTGGGATGAAGAAGATACAGAGAGCGAGGTAGACTGGACATCTTGGATCGATACAGATCTAACTGATGATTATGAAAATCTTGGAGATGCTGATTTTAAAACTCCACAAGTGATCAAGAACAAACCGGATATTACTTCTATGACGATGACTAGAAGAGTGTATAACTTGCGTCCGCGGTAG